DNA from Mucilaginibacter mallensis:
ATGCAGCCTCAGAGTGGCCCGGCATTTCTATTTCAGGTACGATATTGATATATCTGTCGGCAGCATATTTAATTACATCTCTGATTTGATCCTGTGTATAAAAACCACCAACCGGAGTGTTATCAAATTGCTGTGGGGTACGGTCGTGGTAATTGCCGATAACCGTTTGTGCCCGTTGACTGCCAATTGTAGTTAACTTCGGATATTTTTTTATTTCGATGCGCCAGCCCTGGTCATCAGTTAAATGCCAATGGAAGTTATTAAGCTTATAAGCCGCCATCAGGTCGATGTATTTTTTAACAAACTCCACCGAAAAAAAGTGACGGCAAACATCAAGCATTACACCGCGATAACCAAAGCGAGGATAATCAGTGATTTGTACGCAAGGTAATTGTATGGTAGCGCCACCATCGGCAGGCATTAATTGTATAAGTGTTTGTATGCCGTAAAATAAACCTGCCCCTTTACCTGCAATGGTAATTTGCTGTGGTGTGATGGTTAACCTGTAACCTTCAGCAGGCAGGCTGTCTGTACCAGCAGACGTTAATATCAAGCTATTGGGTGTATTTTTGTTGGAATCAATGCCTGGTTTAATATTCAGCATTTTTTTACTGCGCAGGTAATCAGCTAAAAAAACTACAGCTTTATTATTTGTGCTATCGGCCAGTATTACTGTTTGCCGGCTCAGGGTAAAACTACCGGATGCTTTTTTTAGGGATACGGGTGCCGGGATTATCCCCATGTTTGGGCCGCTATCCTGGGCGTTTGTGATTGTTATAGAAAGGGAACCAATAGCAAAAAATAGCAGGAAAAACTTTTTATACATAGTAAATTAAATACGAGTTTGTGAATATAGCGGATTTTGAAAAAACACAAAGCTACTGTTGTGTAAAAAATGTCAATAAAATAAAAAAACCATTCGCCTAAGCGGATGGTTTTTTTGCTTTTTCCGTCCTTTCAACAGCTTCAGCAGGTTTTTCTTCTTTTTGCAAGTGGACTCCCGTAACAGCTTTTTTTACATGATGCGGCCGGCTTTTGCCGAATGAACCCATTGCTATTTTACCTTTTCTGGATTTTTTATCTCCTTTTCCCATGGTATTTATAATTGTTTAGATTATAAAGGTATAAGGGGCGGTAATTGTTTTGGGAGATTATAAAACTATGTCATTGCGAGCGGTAGCGCGGCAATCTCGTCGCCTGGCTATTGAACGCGACGAGGTTGCTTCGTCGTTCCTCCTCGCAATGACACCTGGGTTTACGCTGTTACCACATGCTCCTTCGCAGCTAAATAACGCTCAGCGTCAATAGCAGCCATACAGCCCGTGCCTGCTGCTGTTACTGCCTGGCGATAGATATGATCCTGGGCATCACCGCAGCAAAATACACCCTCAACGTTTGTTTCAGTTGATCCTGGATGGGTAATGATATAGCCAGTTTCATCCATATGGATCCAGCCTTTAAATATATCGGTGTTTGGTTTGTGGCCTATGGCTACAAAAAAGCCGGTTATATCAATTGTAGTATGTTCCTGTGTTTTATTGTTGAGCACTTTTACGCCGGTTACACTTTGTCCGTCGCCAAGTATTTCAACAGTTTCGGTATTGTATAATACTTCGATATTTGGCGTGTGCAATACGCGGTGCATCATGGCTTTTGAAGCCCTGAACTCATCGCGACGAACGATCATGGTTACCTTGCGGCACATTTTAGCCAGGTAAGTAGCTTCCTCAGCAGCGGTATCACCTGCGCCCACTAATGCCACATCCTGTCCCCTGAAAAAGAAGCCATCACAAACGGCACATGCAGAAACCCCAAAACCACTGTATTTTTGTTCTGAATCAAGTCCCAGCCATTTAGCTGATGCGCCTGTTGAAATGATAATTGAATCGGCGGTTATAGTTTTATGCTCATCAACCACTACTTTATGCGGCAGACTTGAAAAATCAACCGAACTGATATAACCAAAACGGATATCAGCGCCTAAACGCTCCGCCTGCTGACGGAAATTCTCCATCATTTCAGGGCCCATGATACCATCTGGATAACCGGGATAGTTTTCAACCTCGGTAGTTTGTGTAAGCTGACCGCCGGCAAGCATACCTGTATACAGCACCGGTTTCAAATCAGCGCGTGAAGCATATATAGCAGCGGTATATCCCGCCGGACCTGAACCTATGATCAGGCATTTTACGTGTTCAATATCTTGAGACATTTGTTATTAAATAATGAAGTGCGAATGTACGAAAAAAGGTAATTTGGTTGGTCAGATGTTAGTAAACATATCAATTGTGGAATTTTGTTTTGATTTAGAAATCTTGATTAATATTGCACATCTTTAATTCCCCTTATGGAAGATAAAAACAAAGCGTTATGGCAATTTATTGCGCTGCTGGTAATTATAGTGGTAATCACTATTGTTGTGCTGAAGTTGTTGCTGAACGATCCTCAATGAAAAAGTTATATAAAAAAGGCCCGTACTATTAGCAGTACGGGCCTTTTTTATATCGTTACTGTTTAATTACATTGATGTTGTTGAATTAAAATTATGCATAGGAGGAGTGATGCTACAAATACGTATTGGGTGATTAAGGCGATAATTACTAGCCATATTCATCGTATTATAAACATTAAATGTTTCTGATGTTTTCTGATCGATAGCCGCATTGTTATAAGTAGCCGGCCTGTATGCATTTAGGTTTGATAAAGCATTAAGTATAGCTGCGTTTATTTCAGGGTTATAACCGCTCACTATTTGCGGGTTGGTTATTTTACCATCTTTACTAATATCATACTTTACTGTAAACTGAGAATCGTACAATACGCTGCTGTATTTTTTTAATTTTTGTTCAACATATGCATGCAGGTTCATGCTTTCTTTAGCATCCTTCATGTATTCTGTTTTCTTAACAATTTTGCCGTTTTCAAGTACAGCACCTGCAACTAACAAACCATCATTATTGTACCATTTGAAATCGCCGGCCAACTTACCGTTCACCATGTTTCCCTCACCACGTATGCCTGAGTTGGCATCGTAAGTTTTATAAGTGCCGGTTAGTATGTTATTTTCATAGCTATATTCAAGTGTGGTTTGGCCGTTAGGTGCAAATTCGCTCCAGTTTCCTGTACGTTTCCCGTTTACAAAATAACCTACAGCTGATACATAACTGTTATTCTCCGTATTATAATAAACAAATTTTCCGTTTGGTATGGTAAGCGCCGCATCCTTATAAGTGCCTTTTACCATTAAGGAATTATTCATGTTATATTGCCTTGCCAAATAGGCAGAATCGCCATTGAGCTGCTGTACTAACAGATACGATACAGCTTTATCGCTATTGGCGGTGTAGCTGCCTGATTTTGTTACATAAACCTTTTTGGTTTGTGCGAACAATTGATGCGAGATCATCAAAAATGCTAACAAATAGATGTGCTTTTTCATAATGTAAATGATTTAAGTTTAAGGGGTAAATTAAATAACTGGTAATCAATAACACTAATATAACTATTAGACAATATACTATACTGATTTGTGTGTAACATTATTGAGATTTTTGTTGATTGGTGACAATATAATTACACGAAATCTCATAATCGAGTTACTTACCTGTATTTGCCTTTAATACTCTTAAGAAATTTCCGCCTAAGATCTTATCAATATCCTTTTCGCTATAGTTTAGTTTTAATAGTTCCGCAGTAATTTTTGGGTAATCGGTCACATCATCCATGCCTTTTGGATAGGATTCTGCTCCGTCAAAATCAGAGCCTATGCCAACGTGGTCGGCACCTATCAATTTTACTATATAATCAATATGTTTTATCAGTAGGCTTAATGGTGGACGCATCGGTTCAGATTCTGATTTATAAACAGCATAAAGCCTGTCAGTAGCCAGGTCTTCATCTTTATAGATCTTTATAAGTGAATCCAGTTCGGCACGGTGCCTGTGGCGAAATTCAGCTGCTTTCTTTTGATAGGTGCTGTCGATAAAGCCACTATAAAAATTCACGAATACCACGCCGCCATTTTTTGCCAGTGCCTTAAGCTGTGCATCTTTTAAATTGCGTTGGTGCGGGTTAAGCGCGTAAGCGCAGCTGTGCGATGCAATTACAGGTTTGTTGGTTGTAGCAAGCACATCATAAAAAGTTTGTTCACTTGGATGGGAGAGATCTATCATTACGCCCAGGTCATTTAAATGATGCACTATTTGTTTGCCATATGCTGTTAAACCGTGATGGGTTAAGCTATCATGCTTAAATCGTTCTTCATAAGCTGATGTTGCCCATGAGGTGCTGTTGTTCCAGGTTAGGGTTAAATAGCACATGCCACGGTTGTGCAGACTATCGATATAATCCATTCTGTCCTCAATCATATGCCCGCCTTCAACGCCAATTAAGGCAGCAAATTTGTGATCGGCTACTGCCTTTTTTAATTCTGCTGAGTTGCGTACCAATGTTATTTTATCAGGATAACGTTTCAATAACGCGTAAAGCGAATCAATTTCGCGGTTAGCAAATCTGAAAGCTGTACCCTTGCCATATTGCGGCCCGCACCAGATGGAGAAAACCTGTGCATCCAGTCCGCCCTCTTTTGCCCGTACCAGATCAAGCTGACCTTCAGTTTGTAATTTGCCTATATCTAAATGATTGATCTGTTCATTTGATAACACATCATTATGGGTATCAACCAAAATGGCACGCTGATGGATTTCCATAGCGCTTTGTGCAAAGGATTGTACAGTTGCGATGAATAACAGGGATAAAACAAGGGTCAGTTTTTTCATAAATCTAAATATAGAAAAAATCGTAGAGACGCAAAGTATTGGGTCTCTACGGTGTATATGCAGGGGACGAAAAATATTGCGTCTCTACATTATTTACGTCTGAATTATCCCCACATTAAACGCTTTCTCAATAGGAGCGTGGTTAGCTGCCTCAATACCCATGGATATTACTTTGCGTGTCTCCAGCGGGTCGATAATGCCATCTACCCAAAGCCTGGCAGCAGCATAATACGGCGTAGTTTGTGAATCGTATTTATCGCTGATCTCTTTTAACAGCTCTACTTCCTTCTCTTTGGTGATCACTTCTTCACCCTTTGATTTTAAGCCGGCGGCTTGTATCTGTAATAAGGTTTTTGCTGCCTGTGAGCCACCCATTACCGCAATTTTTGCTGATGGCCACGCGTATATCAACCTCGGATCATAAGCCTTGCCACACATAGCATAATTACCTGCACCGTATGAATTGCCTATTATTATAGTAAACTTTGGCACTATCGAATTGGCTACGGCATTCACCATTTTAGCGCCATCCTTTATAATGCCACCCTGCTCGGAGCGGCTGCCCACCATAAAGCCGGTTACATCCTGCAAAAATACCAGCGGTATTTTTTTCTGGTTACAGTTCATGATAAAGCGTGTGGCCTTATCAGCTGAATCGGAATAGATTACCCCGCCAAACTGCATTTCGCCTTTGCCCGATTTTATAACTTTACGCTGATTGGCAACTATACCTACAGCCCAGCCATCAATACGACCTAAGCCGCAAATGATAGATTGTCCATATTCCGCCTTATACTCCTCAAATTCAGAATTATCCAATAGGCGCAGCAAAATATCCCTCATGTCATAAGGTTTGTCGCGTGCATCAGGCAACAAACCGTAAATATCTTTGGGATCAAGCTTAGGAGGGGTTGGGTTTATGCGATCAAATCCTGCTTTATTATAATCGCCCAGCATACTTAAAATATTGCGGATGCTATCTAAACAGGTTTTGTCATTTGGTTGTTTATAGTCGGTAACACCTGATATTTCACAGTGCATTGCTGCACCGCCCAGCGCTTCATTGTCAATATCTTCGCCAATAGCTGATTTTACAAGGTAGGAGCCAGCCAAAAATACAGAGCCGGTTCCTTCAACTATCATGGCCTCATCGCTCATAATAGGCAAATAAGCGCCACCTGCCACACATGAACCCATAATAGCCGATATTTGAACGATGCCCATACTACTCATGATGGCATTATTCCTGAATATGCGCCCGAAATGTTCTTTATCAGGGAAGATCTCATCCTGCAAAGGCAGGTAAACGCCGGCAGAATCAACCAGGTAAATAATGGGCAGGTGGTTTTCCATGGCAATTTCCTGCGCACGCAGGTTTTTCTTGGCCGTAATTGGGAACCATGCCCCGGCTTTTACCGTAGCATCATTAGCAACCACCACACATTGTCTGCCCGATACATAGCCAATGCCGCATATTACACCACCTGAGGGACATCCGCCATGCTCTGCATATAATCCGTCGCCTGCAAAAGCGCCGATCTCCAGCCAGGGCTTGTCTTTATCCAAAAGGTAGCTGATACGTTCACGCGCCAGCATTTTGCCTTTCTCTTTTTGTTTGGCGGCGGCTTTTTCGCCACCACCCAGGTAAATCTTTTTTAGGCGGGTTGAGAGGTCATAAACAAGTTGTTTATTAATATCTTCATTTTTATTGAATTCAAGATCCATAATTGGCTGTTATGTGAAATGTAATTTTAGGTAAATTACAACAGGAAAATGCTATTTACATGAATTTTGTTTGCAGAAATGCATTAAATACAAACAAGTTCCAAACAAGGCGGTATAATTTATCGGGTACCCAAATGCGGGTATGGATATACTGGCGGTTTTAACTAAATCAGATTTCTATCCTTAAACCAAGCTTCATCAGTTTCAGCCTTGAAATTATTCATCAAACTAATCAGCTCAATAGGGTCGCCGGATGATAAAACCAGTTGGCGGTTTACGGGTTTTAAAAAGCGTTGTTCAACCATTACATCCAGTTGTTTTAATAGCAGGTCGTAAAAGCCGTTTACATTTAAAATACCCACCGGTCGGCTATGTAAACCTAATTGCAACCAGGTTAATACCTCAAAAAACTCTTCCATTGTGCCTAAACCGCCAGGCATTGTAATAAAGCCATCACACAGATCGCTCATTAATTGTTTGCGCTGGTGCATGGTTTCAACTATATGCAGTTCTGTTAAACCGGGATGAGCAATTTCCTTAGCCATTAAAAACTGCGGTATTACACCAATGGCCTTGCCACCTTTATTTAGTACGGCATCAGCAATCATACCCATTACACCAACCTTACCACCGCCAAAAATTAGCGATACATCGCGGCTAACCATTATTTCAGCTAATTGATTAATGGCCAGTTCCAATAAAGGGTCGCCGCTAAAGTTTGCGCCGCAGAATATGCAAATGTTTTTCATGTAGTTCATTAGTTCATTGGTCAAGAGTCCAATAATGTGGTCAAAACTACAAATTTATAGTAATGAACTAATGAATCAGTGAACCAATGACTATTTAAAATAATCAGTAAATTCGCATCATGAACTTTTCATCAAAGTTATTGGAGGATGCGGTTGCGGAGTTTTCAAAATTGCCGGGTGTGGGGCAAAAAACCGCTTTACGATTGGTTTTGCATTTATTAAAACAGGATAGGGCCGAGGTTGACAGGTTTAGCGGTGCTATAAGTAATTTACGTAATAACATACAGTTTTGCCAAACCTGCCACAATATATCTGATCATGTTGTTTGCGAGATATGTACTGCCCCAAAACGCGATCGGGGCTTAATATGTGTGGTTGAAGATACACGTGATGTGATGGCCGTAGAGAATACTAATCAGTACAATGGGTTATACCATGTTTTGGGTGGATTGATATCACCAATGGATGGTATAGGCCCGTCTGATCTGGAGGTGGATACATTGGTGGAGCGCTTAAAGGAAAATGAGGTAAGAGAGGTGATTTTTGCCCTGAGCGCAACCATGGAAGGCGACACCACTATTTTTTATTTAAACAAAAGATTAAAATCTTACAATATAACTATCTCAACTATAGCTCGTGGCATAGCTTTTGGTGGTGAATTAGAATACGTAGATGAATTGACTTTAGGTCGGTCAATAGCCACACGTGTTCCATACGAGAATTCACTATCACGATAAAATATGAAGCTGTCTGTAGTCATTGTTAATTACAATTTTTGTGAAATGCTCAGGCATACGCTTAGTTCTTTAATTGATGCTGGTAAGTATATTGATTATGAGGTTTTTATAGTTGATAATGCCTCTACTGATAAATCTGTTGAGATGCTCAAAAATGAATTCCCGCAGTTTCATGTTATTGCCAATAACTCAAATGAAGGCTTGGCAAGGTCCTATAACAAGGCTATCAGCATGGCAAAAGGCGAGTATGTTTTACTGGTCAATCCGGATATAATAAGCTCCAAAAAAACCTTAGAGCGAGCACTTGAGTTTATGGATCTGCATACAGATTCAGGTGGCTTGGGTGTGCGTATGGTAACTCCGCAGGGAAGATTCTTACCGGAGTCGAACCGGGGGCTTACATCATCATGGATCTCATTTTTTAAGCTTATTGGCCTGGCGAGTACATTTCCCAAATCACGCCTGCTCGATCGTAACCGCAAGGATTGGGTTGAAGAGTTTCAAACTTCGGAGGTCGACTTTTTAAACGGTGCGTTTATGCTGCTCCGCAAAGCAGCTTTGGATGAAACAGGCTTGTTTGATGAGCATTTTTTCATGTATGGGCATGATATCGACCTCTCATACCGCCTGCGGCTTGCCGGTTATAAGAATTACTATTTCCCTAAAACATATATCATTAATGCAGGCGATCGCAGCCTGCCTAAATTTAACTGGCATTTTGTTAAATATTTTTATGGCGCTATGCTTATATTCGCTTTCAAATATTTATTTAAGATGCCTGAAATTAAAGTAGCAGGCGTGCCGCAACCACAGTTGCCCCTGTTATATGAAGTTGAAAGATAAAATTGTAGTCATCACCGGTGCTTCGTCAGGTATCGGTAAATCATTAGCTTACGAATTTGCCAAACGCGGCGCCAATCTTGTTTTAGGCGCGCGCCAATATGTAGCTTTATGTGAAATAACGCAGGACCTTGAGCAGAAATATGGCATCAGGGCTGTAGCCATCCATTGCGATGTTTCAGTTGAGGATGAGTGCGAGCAATTGATTAAGCAAACCCTGTTAACTTTTAAGAAGATTGATGTGCTGGTAAACAATGCAGGTATATCCATGCGGGCATTGTTTAATGATGTTGATATTAAAGTTTTAAAAGAGTTAATGGATGTAAACTTTTGGGGTACAGTATATTGTACTAAATTCGCTTTGCCTGCAATTATAAAATCACAAGGTACAATAGTGGGTGTATCATCCATTGCCGGTTATAAAGGTTTGCCGGGCCGTACCGGTTATTCAGCATCAAAATTTGCGATGAATGGCTTTTTAGATGCGTTGCGGGTTGAAACTTTAAAGACTGGCGTAAATATATTAACCGCTTGTCCGGGCTTTACCGCATCAAACATCCGCAATACAGCACTTGATAAAAATGGTAAGCAGCAGGGCGAAAGCACGCTCCACGAAGAAAAGATGATGACCGCTGATGAAGTGGCCAAAATTATTGTTGACGGTGTAGAGAATCGTTCACGTACGCTGATCATGACGGGCCAGGGTAAACTAACCGTAGCACTAAGTAAATTTATCCCCGGCTTTTTAGATAAAATGGTTTATAATGTGTTTTCGAAAGAAAAAGATTCATTGTTGAAGTAGATTTATACTACGCTTCGGCTTTGGTCTCCAATTCCGGTAATTCAACTAAATCGTAATCGCTTATTTTGCTCAAATCCAACACTATGCGGCCGTTATCTTCACGGTCGAGTACTGTTTTGAACTTAGCACCCCAAATTATGTCTTTATCCTGGTAAGCTGTGCGGGAATGTACCGTTTGTGAAAAAGCATCATCAAATGTTTTAAGCAGTATAGCAAAGGTAGCTTCTGATTTATTGAGATCGTCAAGCGTCATATCCTTTAAAGGACTATGATCGTCAAGAGGGTGTACAACTGTCCAGTTCAGCGTTAGTATGCTTACAGATCTTCTTTCAAGCTTTAGTGGGAAAAATCTTCGGACCGGTTTCCCATTTACGTCTTCATTGTAAGAAAAAATAACCTCCATATTCAGATCAACCAAAATATTCATGCGTAGATTAGCTAACCTAAACATTAAGCCGCGTCCATTTTCTAAATATGGTGCTACCAATATGTTTTTGCTATAGATAATCCTCGCTGATGGTCTTGAGAAACGCCCGTAAAGCAAGCCTGTTGCCAAAGCAAATGCCAATAACCCCATCATTGATTCAAATGCGGCTACACTGTTTGCCGCCATTCCGCGGGGGTTAATATGTCCATAGCCTACGGTTGATATGGTTTGAGCCGAAAAAAAGAAAGCTTCCCAAAAGCGGGTAAGTGCTGAATCCTCATGTGTGCCATACAAGCTGTTGGGGCCTATTGCAACATAAATGAGGGCGAAAAAAACGTTGGTAACAACATAAACACTAAATACCAATCCCCAAAATTTCACCCAGCTCATGGTGATCAGCTTATGATAATTATTCGCAGTGTTTAAGAAGGGCAATCCCCTGCGTTTCACGTTCGGCGAACCATCCTTATTTATTAAGGGCTGGTTTTTCATTACCGGCTGATAACCGAAACCAAGATCATCTTCGGGGTTAACTTTTCGAGTAGGTATGGACATGTTTTTGCTGGTGATTAAGTTGATTGGTTGATTAAGTGAGTGGTTGCTAAGATTGGATAATAACTTAATTAACCCAATAAACCACTCACTTAATCAACTCACACCGTAAATTTATCATTCTGTTTGCTTTTAGTAAAAACTATT
Protein-coding regions in this window:
- a CDS encoding 30S ribosomal protein THX; this translates as MGKGDKKSRKGKIAMGSFGKSRPHHVKKAVTGVHLQKEEKPAEAVERTEKAKKPSA
- the trxB gene encoding thioredoxin-disulfide reductase → MSQDIEHVKCLIIGSGPAGYTAAIYASRADLKPVLYTGMLAGGQLTQTTEVENYPGYPDGIMGPEMMENFRQQAERLGADIRFGYISSVDFSSLPHKVVVDEHKTITADSIIISTGASAKWLGLDSEQKYSGFGVSACAVCDGFFFRGQDVALVGAGDTAAEEATYLAKMCRKVTMIVRRDEFRASKAMMHRVLHTPNIEVLYNTETVEILGDGQSVTGVKVLNNKTQEHTTIDITGFFVAIGHKPNTDIFKGWIHMDETGYIITHPGSTETNVEGVFCCGDAQDHIYRQAVTAAGTGCMAAIDAERYLAAKEHVVTA
- a CDS encoding dipeptidase: MKKLTLVLSLLFIATVQSFAQSAMEIHQRAILVDTHNDVLSNEQINHLDIGKLQTEGQLDLVRAKEGGLDAQVFSIWCGPQYGKGTAFRFANREIDSLYALLKRYPDKITLVRNSAELKKAVADHKFAALIGVEGGHMIEDRMDYIDSLHNRGMCYLTLTWNNSTSWATSAYEERFKHDSLTHHGLTAYGKQIVHHLNDLGVMIDLSHPSEQTFYDVLATTNKPVIASHSCAYALNPHQRNLKDAQLKALAKNGGVVFVNFYSGFIDSTYQKKAAEFRHRHRAELDSLIKIYKDEDLATDRLYAVYKSESEPMRPPLSLLIKHIDYIVKLIGADHVGIGSDFDGAESYPKGMDDVTDYPKITAELLKLNYSEKDIDKILGGNFLRVLKANTGK
- a CDS encoding acyl-CoA carboxylase subunit beta, whose product is MDLEFNKNEDINKQLVYDLSTRLKKIYLGGGEKAAAKQKEKGKMLARERISYLLDKDKPWLEIGAFAGDGLYAEHGGCPSGGVICGIGYVSGRQCVVVANDATVKAGAWFPITAKKNLRAQEIAMENHLPIIYLVDSAGVYLPLQDEIFPDKEHFGRIFRNNAIMSSMGIVQISAIMGSCVAGGAYLPIMSDEAMIVEGTGSVFLAGSYLVKSAIGEDIDNEALGGAAMHCEISGVTDYKQPNDKTCLDSIRNILSMLGDYNKAGFDRINPTPPKLDPKDIYGLLPDARDKPYDMRDILLRLLDNSEFEEYKAEYGQSIICGLGRIDGWAVGIVANQRKVIKSGKGEMQFGGVIYSDSADKATRFIMNCNQKKIPLVFLQDVTGFMVGSRSEQGGIIKDGAKMVNAVANSIVPKFTIIIGNSYGAGNYAMCGKAYDPRLIYAWPSAKIAVMGGSQAAKTLLQIQAAGLKSKGEEVITKEKEVELLKEISDKYDSQTTPYYAAARLWVDGIIDPLETRKVISMGIEAANHAPIEKAFNVGIIQT
- a CDS encoding LOG family protein: MKNICIFCGANFSGDPLLELAINQLAEIMVSRDVSLIFGGGKVGVMGMIADAVLNKGGKAIGVIPQFLMAKEIAHPGLTELHIVETMHQRKQLMSDLCDGFITMPGGLGTMEEFFEVLTWLQLGLHSRPVGILNVNGFYDLLLKQLDVMVEQRFLKPVNRQLVLSSGDPIELISLMNNFKAETDEAWFKDRNLI
- the recR gene encoding recombination mediator RecR, yielding MNFSSKLLEDAVAEFSKLPGVGQKTALRLVLHLLKQDRAEVDRFSGAISNLRNNIQFCQTCHNISDHVVCEICTAPKRDRGLICVVEDTRDVMAVENTNQYNGLYHVLGGLISPMDGIGPSDLEVDTLVERLKENEVREVIFALSATMEGDTTIFYLNKRLKSYNITISTIARGIAFGGELEYVDELTLGRSIATRVPYENSLSR
- a CDS encoding glycosyltransferase family 2 protein, whose product is MLRHTLSSLIDAGKYIDYEVFIVDNASTDKSVEMLKNEFPQFHVIANNSNEGLARSYNKAISMAKGEYVLLVNPDIISSKKTLERALEFMDLHTDSGGLGVRMVTPQGRFLPESNRGLTSSWISFFKLIGLASTFPKSRLLDRNRKDWVEEFQTSEVDFLNGAFMLLRKAALDETGLFDEHFFMYGHDIDLSYRLRLAGYKNYYFPKTYIINAGDRSLPKFNWHFVKYFYGAMLIFAFKYLFKMPEIKVAGVPQPQLPLLYEVER
- a CDS encoding SDR family oxidoreductase, yielding MKLKDKIVVITGASSGIGKSLAYEFAKRGANLVLGARQYVALCEITQDLEQKYGIRAVAIHCDVSVEDECEQLIKQTLLTFKKIDVLVNNAGISMRALFNDVDIKVLKELMDVNFWGTVYCTKFALPAIIKSQGTIVGVSSIAGYKGLPGRTGYSASKFAMNGFLDALRVETLKTGVNILTACPGFTASNIRNTALDKNGKQQGESTLHEEKMMTADEVAKIIVDGVENRSRTLIMTGQGKLTVALSKFIPGFLDKMVYNVFSKEKDSLLK
- a CDS encoding ion channel: MSIPTRKVNPEDDLGFGYQPVMKNQPLINKDGSPNVKRRGLPFLNTANNYHKLITMSWVKFWGLVFSVYVVTNVFFALIYVAIGPNSLYGTHEDSALTRFWEAFFFSAQTISTVGYGHINPRGMAANSVAAFESMMGLLAFALATGLLYGRFSRPSARIIYSKNILVAPYLENGRGLMFRLANLRMNILVDLNMEVIFSYNEDVNGKPVRRFFPLKLERRSVSILTLNWTVVHPLDDHSPLKDMTLDDLNKSEATFAILLKTFDDAFSQTVHSRTAYQDKDIIWGAKFKTVLDREDNGRIVLDLSKISDYDLVELPELETKAEA